In the genome of Massilia sp. UMI-21, the window TGCGAAAGTCGCGCAAGTGGCGCAGGGCGGCGGCGAAGCTGCCAGCGCCAAGCATGTCGCGCGCGGCAAGCTGCTGCCGCGCGACCGCGTGCAGATGCTGCTCGATCCGGGCACGCCCTTCCTCGAGTTTTCCCAGCTGGCCGCGTATGACATGTATGACGGCGCCGCACCCAGCGCCGGCATCATTACCGGCATCGGCCGCGTCGCCGGCCAGGAAGTCGTGATCGTCTGTAACGACGCCACCGTCAAGGGCGGCACCTACTATCCGATCACGGTCAAGAAGCACCTGCGCGCCCAGGAGATCGCCGAGCAGAACCACCTGCCCTGCATCTACCTGGTCGACTCGGGCGGCGCCAACCTGCCGAACCAGGACGACGTGTTCCCGGACCGCGACCATTTCGGCCGCATCTTCTACAACCAGGCCAATTTGTCGGCGAAAGGCATTCCGCAGATCGCGGTGGTGATGGGTTCCTGCACCGCCGGCGGCGCCTACGTGCCGGCGATGAGCGACGAATCGATCATCGTCAAGGAACAGGGCACCATCTTCCTGGGCGGCCCGCCCCTGGTCAAAGCGGCCACCGGCGAAGTCGTCACCGCCGAAGACCTGGGCGGCGGCGACGTCCACACCCGCCTGTCGGGCGTGGCCGACCACCTGGCCCAGAACGACCTGCATGCGCTGTCGCTGGCGCGCACCATTGTCTCGAACCTGAACCGGGTCAAGCCGGCGCAGGGCGCGCTGCGCGACAGCGCCGAGCCGAAGTATGCGCCGGAAGAACTGTACGGCGTGATCCCGGTGGATACCCGCAAGCCTTTCGATGTGCGCGAAGTGATCGCGCGCGTGGTGGACGGCAGCGAATTCGACGAGTTCAAGGCGCGCTATGGCACCACGCTGGTGTGCGGCTTCGCCCACATCTACGGCATGAAGGTCGGCATCATCGCCAACAACGGCATCCTGTTCTCGGAATCGGCACTCAAGGGCGCCCACTTCATCGAGCTGTGCTGCCAACGCAAGATTCCGCTGGTCTTCCTGCAGAACATCACCGGTTTCATGGTCGGCCGCAAGTACGAAAACGAAGGCATCGCCCGCAACGGCGCCAAGATGGTCACGGCAGTGGCCACCGCCTCGGTGCCGAAGTTCACCGTGATCATCGGCGGGTCGTTTGGCGCCGGTAACTACGGCATGTGCGGCCGCGCGTTTTCTCCGCGCTTCCTGTGGATGTGGCCGAACGCGCGCATCTCGGTGATGGGCGGCGACCAGGCGGCATCGGTGCTGGCCACCGTCAAGCGTGACGGCATCGAAGGCAAGGGCGGCCAGTGGTCGCCTGACGAAGAAGCGGCTTTCAAGCAGCCGATCAAGGAGCAGTACGAACACCAGGGCCACCCCTACTATGCCTCGGCGCGCCTGTGGGACGACGGCGTGATCGATCCGGCCGACACCCGCACCGTGCTGGGCCTGGGACTCTCGGCCGCGCTGAACGCGCCGATCGAAGAGACGAAGTTCGGCGTGTTCCGGATGTAACGGCAGGATGTAAAGGGAACTTGACAATGGAATACCAGACTCTCACCGTTTCGATCGACGACAAGGTGGCCGCCGTCACCCTGAACCGGCCCGACCTGCGCAATGCCTTCAACGAGCACGCCATCGCCGAACTGGCGCTGGCCTTCGACGAACTCGGGCGCAATGAACAGGTGCGCGCCATCGTGCTGGCGGCCAACGGCCCGGCCTTCTGCGCCGGCGCCGACCTGAACTGGATGAAGAAGATGGCCGGCTACTCGCACAGCGAGAACCAGCAGGACGCCGCGCGCCTGGCCGACATGCTGCGCACCATCTACCTGTGCCCGAAGCCGACCGTGGCCAAGGTGCAGGGCGACTGCTACGCCGGCGGCATGGGCCTGGTGGCGGCCTGCGACATCGTGGTCGCCAGCGAGCTCGCGCACTTCTGCCTGTCCGAAGTGAAGCTGGGCCTGATTCCCGCCACCATTTCGCCCTACGTGATCAAAGCCATGGGCGAGCAGGCCTCGCGCCGCTACTTCCTTACCGCCGAGCGCTTCGATGCCCGGGAGGCCCGCCGCATTGGCTTTGCCCACGAGGTCGTGCCGCTTGACGCGCTCGACGCCACCGTGGCCGGCATCGTGAAAGGCCTGGTGTCGAACAGCCCGAACGCCGTGGTACAAGCGAAAAAGCTGGTGCGCGAGGTCGTGGGCCAGCCGGTCGACGAGGCGCTGCTGGCGGATACCGCGAATCGCATCGCGGAAATCCGCGCTTCCCTGGAAGGCCGCGAAGGCGTCGCTTCCTTCCTCGAGAAGCGCAAGCCGGGCTGGCTGAACTGACTCGTACCTGACGTATTGGAATCATCTTGAAGCAGCACACCTCTTCCGACTGGATCGCACGCAGCCTGCGCAGCGTGTGGCACCCGTGCACCCAGATGCAGCACCACGAAGAGGTGCCGCTGATCGCGGTCAGCCGCGGCAAGGGTCCGTGGCTGTACGACCACGAAGGCCGCCGCTACCTGGACGGCATCAGCTCCTGGTGGGTGAACCTGTTCGGCCACGCGAACCCGCGCATCAACGCGGCCCTGAAGGACCAGCTGGACAAGCTGGAACACGCGATGCTGGCCGGCTTCACCCACGAACCGGTGATCGAACTATCGGAAAAGCTGGCCGCCCTCACCGGCCACCAGCTCGGCCACGCCTTCTACGCCTCGGACGGCGCCTCGGCGGTCGAGATCGCCATGAAGATGAGCTTCCATGCCTGGCGCAATGCCGGCCACCCCCGCAAGCAGGAATTCGTCTGCCTGCAGGGCAGCTACCACGGCGAGACCATCGGCGCCCTGGCGGTCACCGACGTGCCGCTGTTCAAGGACGCCTATGGCCCGCTGCTGCGCGCCTCGCACGTGGTGCCGGCGCCGGATGCGCGCAATGCGCACGAGGGTGAATCGGCCCAGGACGTGGCCAGGCGTGCTATTTCAGCCGTGCGCACCCTGTTCGAGGAGCGCGGCGACAAGATCGCGGCCATCATCGTCGAACCGCTGGTGCAGTGCGCCACCGGCATGGCGATGTACGACCCGCTCTACCTGGAACTGCTGCGCGCGTTGTGCGACCAGCACCACGTGCACCTGATCGCCGACGAGATCGCGGTCGGCTGCGGCCGCACCGGCACCTTCTTCGCCTGCGAACAGGCGGCGATCTGGCCCGACTTCCTGTGCCTGTCGAAAGGCATCAGCGGCGGCTACCTGCCGCTGTCGCTGGTGCTCACCGTCGATTCCATCTACCAGGCCTTCTACAGCGAAGACATCACGCGCGGCTTCCTGCACTCGCACTCGTACACCGGCAACCCGCTGGCCTGCCGCGCGGCCCTGGCCACGCTCGCGATCTTCGAGGAAGACGACGTGCTGAACCGCAACCGCGAGCTGGCCACCAAGCTGACCATCGCGCTGGCGCCGCTGGCCGAGCACGAGCGCGCCCGGCATTTCCGCCAGCGCGGCATGATCTTCGCCTTCGATGCGGTGGAGCCCGACGCGGCGCGCGCCGCGAGCTTCGCACGCCGCTTCTTCACCACCGCGGTGGAGAACGAACTGTTGCTGCGCCCGATCGGCCGCACCGTGTACCTGATGCCGCCCTACGTGCTGGACGACGAGGAGGTCGCCGGCCTGGCGGCGCGCACCCGCAAGGTCTTCGAATCGGTCATCGCGGGCTAGGAACTGGACTAGAGATGAACCTGATCGCAACGATCGACCGCAAGCTCGACGCCATCGCCGCGCAAAGCCTGACGCGCCGCCTGCGCGTGGCCGACAGCCCCTGCGCCCCGCGCCAGGTCGTGGACGGCCGCGCCATGCTGGGCTTCTGCAGCAACGATTACCTGGGCCTGGCGGCGCACCCGGCCGTGATCGCGGCGCTGCAGGAGGGCGCCGCACGCTATGGCGCCGGCAGCGGCGCATCGCACCTGGTCAGTGGCCACAGCCGCGCGCACGCGCTGCTCGAGGAGCGCTTCGGCGAGTGGCTGTCGCCCCATATCGACCAGGCACGCGCCCTGTACCTGTGCACCGGCTACATGGCCAACCTCGCGGTGCTCACTGCGCTGGGCCTGGACGCCGACGCGATGATCTTCTCGGAAGCGCTCAACCACGCCTCGCTGATCGACGGCGCGCGCCTGGCCAGGGCCGGCGTCACGGTTTATCCGCACGGCGACCTCGAGGCGCTGGAACAGCAGCTGCGCACCAGCACGGCCGGCACCAGGATCGTCGTCACCGACAGCGTCTTCAGCATGGACGGCAATCTTGCTCCGTTGCCGCAACTGCTGGCGCTGTGCGAGCGCTACGGCGCCTGGCTGGTGGTGGACGACGCCCACGGCTTCGGCGTGCTGGGCGAGCGTGGCCGGGGCGCGCTCGCGCATTTCGGGCTGTCGTCGTCGCAGCTGGTGTACATCGGCACCCTCGGCAAGGCGGCCGGCGTGGGCGGCGCCTTTGTTGCGGCGCATGCCAGCGTGATCGAACTGCTGGTGCAGCGTGCCCGCCCCTACATCTACACGACCGCCGCGCCGCCGGCGCTGGCCCATGCGCTGCAGGCCAGCCTTGCCATCATCGGCGGCGAAGAAGGCGCGCGGCGCCGTGCCCACCTGGCCGCGCTGGTCGACCACCTGCGGGACGCCCTGCGCCTGCAACGCTGGCAACTGCTGGCATCCAGCACCGCGATCCAGCCGATCGTCATCGGCAGCAACGAGGACGCGCTGCGCGCGGCCGCCGGCCTGCACGAGCAGGGCCTGTGGGTGCCGGCGATCCGTCCGCCGACCGTGGCGCCGGGCACGGCACGCCTGCGCGTGACCTTGTCGGCGGCGCACACTCACGATGAAGTCGCGCTGCTGGCACGCGCGCTGAACGAACTGGAAAGGGCCTGCGCATGAAGAACCTCAACGAACCGCGCCAGCCGCTGGCGCTGACGCCGGTGGTCACCGCGCCCGGCAGCGCCGGCGCCCCGGTCGCCGAGGCGGCACCGGCCGAGCCGCAACCGGAAGCGCTGCCGCTGGATGCCGTGCCCTCGCGTTTCAGCTGCTTCGTCACCGGCACCGACACCGAGATCGGCAAGACGCTCATCTCGGCCGCCATCCTGCACAAGCTGGCGGCCAGCGGCCGCCGTGCCTGCGGCATGAAGCCGGTCGCGGCCGGCGCCGAACTGCGTGACGGCGAACTGCACAACGAAGACGCCGACATGCTGCGCGCGGCCGGCAACGTGCACCTGCCCAGCAGCATCACGACGCCTTTCATGCTGAAGGAACCGGCGGCGCCGCACATCGCCGCCGCGCTGGAAGGCGTGACCATCGAGCCGGTGCCGATCCTGGCGGCCTACACCGAAATCCATGCTGCCTCCGATGCGGTCGTGGTGGAAGGCGTGGGCGGATTCCGCGTGCCCTTCAACGACGATTTCGACAGCGCCGACCTGGCCGCACAACTCAACCTGCCGGTGATCCTGGTGGTGGGGCTGCGCCTAGGCTGCATCAGCCACGCCCTCCTGACGGTGGAAGCCATCGTGGCGCGCGGCCTGGTGCTGGCCGGCTGGGTCGCCAACACGGTCGACCCTGACATGCGCTTCGGGCGCGAGAACATCGACGCGCTGGAACAACGCATTCCGGCGCCGCTGCTGGGCCATGTGCCCCGCCTCGAACAGGCGACGGCAGAAGCCGCCGCAGAATACATCGACCTCGCGGGGCTGCCGGGCTGGCATTCGCCGCGTGTCCAGACTTAAGGAAAACCAAGATGTCCCAATCGAATACCGTTGCGTTGCACCGTCCCGTCGCCATCAAGCAGGCCGAGAATGCGACCTGGCCGCTGGCCGACGTACTGGCCCTGTTCGAACTGCCTTTCAATGAACTGATGCACCGTGCGCAAGAAGCGCACCGCGCCAACTTCCCGGACGGCGACGTCGAGCTGGCCACCCTGCTGTCGATCAAGACCGGCGGCTGCGAGGAAGACTGCGGCTACTGCCCGCAGGCGGCACGCTACGACACCGGGGTCGAAGCCAAGAAGATCCTCGACCTCGATACCGTGCTGGATGCGGCGCGCCAGGCCAAGGCCAGCGGCGCCACCCGTTTCTGCATGGGCGCCGCCTGGCGCAGCCCGAAGGAGCGCGACATGGAAAAGGTCGAAACCATGGTGCGCGAAGTGAAGGCGCTCGGCATGGAAACCTGCGCCACCCTCGGCATGCTCGAGGAAGGCCAGGCCGAACAGCTCAAGAAGGCCGGGCTGGACTACTACAACCACAACATCGACACCGCGCCCGATTTTTATGACAACGTGATTTCGACCCGCGAGTACCAGGACCGCCTGGATACGCTGGGCCGCGTGCGCAGCGCCGGCCTGAAGGTCTGCTGCGGCGGCATCGTGGGCATGGGCGAGACGCGCGCGCAGCGCGCCGGCCTGATCGCCCAGCTGGCCAACCTGAACCCGTATCCGGAATCGGTGCCGGTCAACCACCTGGTGCAGGTCGAAGGCACCCCGCTGCACGGCGTCGAAAAACTCGACCCGATCGAATTCGTGCGCACCATCGCCGTGGCCCGCATCACCATGCCGCAGGCGCGCGTGCGCCTGTCGGCCGGCCGCCGCGAGCTGGGCGAAGCGGTGCAGGCGATGTGCTTCATGGCCGGCGCCAATTCCATCTTCTACGGCGACAAGCTGCTCACCACCGGCAACCCGGAAGCGGACGACGACCGCGTGCTGCTCGAGAAGCTGGGCTTGAAGACGCGCGCCGCGACGCTCGATTCGGCGCCGAAGGCTGCCTGCGGCTGTTAAGCATGTGCGGCCGGGGAGACACGGCCGCGTTTGAACCCATTTGAACAACCAAGAAGCGAAAGACAAACGCATGTTCACCAAAATCCTCATCGCCAACCGTGGCGAAATCGCCTGCCGTGTCGCCGCCACCGCCCGCCGCATGGGCATCCGCACCGTCGCCGTCTACTCGGAAGCCGACGCGGGGTCGAAGCACGTGGCGGTCTGCGATGAGGCGGTGCTGATCGGCCCGAGCGCCGCCAAGGACAGTTACCTGCGCGGCCAGAAGATCATCGAGGTGGCCAAGGCCACCGGCGCCCAGGCGATCCACCCCGGCTACGGCTTCCTGTCAGAGAACGCGGAGTTCGCCGAAGCCGTGCAGGCCGCCAGCCTGGTCTTCATCGGACCGCCGGGCGCCTCGATGCGCGCGATGGGTTCCAAGTCGGCCGCCAAGCAACTGATGGAAGGGGCCAAGGTTCCGCTGGTGCCGGGCTACCACGGCGACAACCAGGAACCGGGCTTCCTGCGCGAGCAGGCCGACCGCATCGGCTATCCGGTGCTGCTCAAGGCCAGCGCCGGCGGCGGCGGCAAGGGCATGCGCGTGGTCGAGCGCTCGGAAGACTTCGAAGCCGCGCTGGCTTCCTGCAAGCGCGAAGCGATCAGCTCGTTCGGCGACGACAAGGTGCTGGTCGAAAAATACCTGATTCGTCCGCGCCACATCGAGATCCAGGTGTTCGCCGACACCATTGGTAACTGCGTCTACCTGCACGAGCGCGACTGCTCGGTGCAGCGCCGCCACCAGAAGGTGCTGGAGGAAGCACCGGCGCCCGGCATGACCGGGGACCGCCGCGCCGCCATGGGCGAAGCGGCCGTGAATGCCGCGCGCGCGGTCGGCTACGTCGGCGCCGGCACGGTCGAATTCATCGCCAACCAGGACGGTTCTTTCTACTTCATGGAGATGAACACCCGCCTGCAGGTGGAGCACCCGGTCACCGAGATGATCACCGGCACCGACCTGGTGGAGTGGCAGCTGCGCGTCGCCTTCGGCGAACCGCTGCCGAAGAAGCAGCACGAACTGGCGATCCACGGCCATGCCATCGAGGCGCGCATCTACGCCGAGAATCCGGAAAAGGGCTTCCTGCCGTCGATCGGCACGCTGCGCCACATGGATACGCCGAGCGCCGTCGAGTTCGAACTTGGCGGCATGGGCGCGGATTCGGGCACCAACCCGGCGGCAGTCCGGGTCGACTCGGGCGTGCGCGAAGGCGACGCGATTTCGCCCTTCTACGACCCGATGATCGCCAAGCTGATCGTCTGGGGCGCCGACCGCACCCAGGCCCTGGCGCGCCTGTCGCAGGCCCTGGCAGAGTTCCAGATCGTCGGCCTGGCCACCAACATCGCCTTCCTGAAACGCCTGGTCGAAGGCGAGGCCTTCTCGAGCGCCGACCTGGACACCGGCCTGATCGACCGCCACGGCGAGGCGCTGTTCCCGCCGCCTTGCGCCGCCCCGCTGGGCGCCCTGGCACTGGCCGCGCTGGCATTGAGCCGCGGCGAAACCGTGCGCGGCGCGGTCAATCCGGCGGATCCGTGGGCGCAAGCCCGCGGCTGGCGCATGAACAGCGCCTACCGCCGCGTGCTCTCCTTCGCCGACGAATTCAGCGGCGAGCAGGGCTACCAGGTCGGCTTGACCTATGGCGCCCATGGCTGGGAGATCGATGCCGACGGCGAGCGCCAGAGCCTCGAACTGGTCCGCCACGAAGGCGCCGAGCTGAGCATCCGCCTGGGCGAGACTTCGCTGCACGGCAGCGTGCGTCGCGATGGCGAGCTGTTCCACGTGTTCACCGGCGGCCGTCATTACACCCTGGCGTACAATGACCCGATGGCGCACGCCGGCGAGCTCGAAGCCGCGGGCGGACGCCTGACCGCGCCGATGCCGGGTAAAGTGGTGGCGGTGCTGGCCTCGTCCGGCAAGGAAGTCAAGAAAGGCGAGCCGCTGGTGATCATGGAAGCGATGAAGATGGAGCACACGATTTCCGCGCCGAGCGACGGCCTGGTGGAAGAAGTGCTGTACCAGGTCGGCGACCAGGTGGCGGACGGCGCGCCGCTGCTGGCCTTCAAGGCAGCTTGACAAGGCGGCGTCACACCAACAAGACCAGAACGAAAGGGGAGACATGCGCATACTCCTGTACCGCGGAGACGGCGTGATCGAGCCATGGGCGCGCGAGTTCGCCGCCGCCATGCCGCAGGTGGAGACCGTCGCGTGGAAAGAAGGCACGGCCCTGCCGCCGTGCGACTACGCGGTGGTGTGGAGCCCCGCGCCGGCCCTGCTCGACCAGCTTGCCCACGTCAGGGCGATCTTCCTGATGGGCGCCGGTGTCGATGCCCTGCTCAAGCTGGGCAGTGCGCTGCCGCCGGTGCCGATCGTGCGCCTGGGCGACGCCGGCATGGGCGTGCAGATGGCCGAATACGTCGCGCACGCGGTGCTGCGCTACTACCGCCACTTCGACGATTACGAACAGCAGGCCCGCCAAGGTGTCTGGGACCCGCTGCCGCTCACGCCCAAGGCCGACTTCGCGGTCGGGATCATGGGTCTCGGCAAGCTCGGCCTGCCGGTGGTCGAGGCGATGCGCCTGTTCGGCTTCCCGGTGCGCGGCTGGAGCCGCACGCCCAAGGATCTCCCCGGCGTCGAGTGCTTCCACGGCGCCGACGGGCTGGATTCCTTCCTGCGCGGCACCCGGGTGCTAGTCTGCATGCTGCCATTGACGCCCGATACGGCCAACCTGCTCGACCGCCACAACCTAGGCAAGCTCCAGCCGGGCGCTTATCTGATCAACGTGTCGCGCGGCGCCATCCTGGCCGAGCCCGACCTGATGACCCTGATCCGTTCCGGCCACATCGCCGGCGCCACGCTCGACGTGTTCCGCCACGAGCCGCTGCCGGCGCCGCACCCGTTCTGGAACGAGCCGCGCATCAGCATCACCCCGCATATCTCGGCGCTTACCGTGCGCCGCGACGCCGTGCTCCAGATTCTCGAGAAGATCGCGAAGCTGGAGAGCGGCCAACCCGTCGACGACGTCGTCGACCGCGATCTAGGATACTGAAAGAATGAACCAGCAACCCACGTTACCCGAGAAGGTCAGGATTGTCGAAGTGGGGCCGCGCGACGGCCTGCAGAACGAGAAGGAAGCCTTGTCCGCCGCCGTCAAGATCGAACTGGTGAACCGCCTCGCGCGCGCCGGCTTCGCCAACGTCGAGGCGGCGTCGTTCGTGTCGCCCAAGTGGGTGCCGCAGATGGCCACCAGCGCGGAGGTGATGGCCGGCATCGAACGCCTGCCCGGCACGATCTACTCGGCGCTCACGCCGAACATGCAGGGCTTCGAGGCGGCGCTGGCCGCGAAAGCCGATGAAGTCGTGATCTTCGGCTCGGCCTCGGAAGCCTTCTCGCAAAAGAACATCAACTGCTCGATCGCCGAATCGATCGCGCGCTTCGAGCCGGTGGCGAAGGCGGCCAAGGCCAGCGGCCTGCGCCTGCGCGGCTCGATCAGCACGGCCTTCGGCTGTC includes:
- the bioB gene encoding biotin synthase BioB, encoding MHRPVAIKQAENATWPLADVLALFELPFNELMHRAQEAHRANFPDGDVELATLLSIKTGGCEEDCGYCPQAARYDTGVEAKKILDLDTVLDAARQAKASGATRFCMGAAWRSPKERDMEKVETMVREVKALGMETCATLGMLEEGQAEQLKKAGLDYYNHNIDTAPDFYDNVISTREYQDRLDTLGRVRSAGLKVCCGGIVGMGETRAQRAGLIAQLANLNPYPESVPVNHLVQVEGTPLHGVEKLDPIEFVRTIAVARITMPQARVRLSAGRRELGEAVQAMCFMAGANSIFYGDKLLTTGNPEADDDRVLLEKLGLKTRAATLDSAPKAACGC
- a CDS encoding methylcrotonoyl-CoA carboxylase — translated: MPQIESKLNPRGEDFKANTAAMQAIVDDLRAKVAQVAQGGGEAASAKHVARGKLLPRDRVQMLLDPGTPFLEFSQLAAYDMYDGAAPSAGIITGIGRVAGQEVVIVCNDATVKGGTYYPITVKKHLRAQEIAEQNHLPCIYLVDSGGANLPNQDDVFPDRDHFGRIFYNQANLSAKGIPQIAVVMGSCTAGGAYVPAMSDESIIVKEQGTIFLGGPPLVKAATGEVVTAEDLGGGDVHTRLSGVADHLAQNDLHALSLARTIVSNLNRVKPAQGALRDSAEPKYAPEELYGVIPVDTRKPFDVREVIARVVDGSEFDEFKARYGTTLVCGFAHIYGMKVGIIANNGILFSESALKGAHFIELCCQRKIPLVFLQNITGFMVGRKYENEGIARNGAKMVTAVATASVPKFTVIIGGSFGAGNYGMCGRAFSPRFLWMWPNARISVMGGDQAASVLATVKRDGIEGKGGQWSPDEEAAFKQPIKEQYEHQGHPYYASARLWDDGVIDPADTRTVLGLGLSAALNAPIEETKFGVFRM
- a CDS encoding glyoxylate/hydroxypyruvate reductase A; its protein translation is MRILLYRGDGVIEPWAREFAAAMPQVETVAWKEGTALPPCDYAVVWSPAPALLDQLAHVRAIFLMGAGVDALLKLGSALPPVPIVRLGDAGMGVQMAEYVAHAVLRYYRHFDDYEQQARQGVWDPLPLTPKADFAVGIMGLGKLGLPVVEAMRLFGFPVRGWSRTPKDLPGVECFHGADGLDSFLRGTRVLVCMLPLTPDTANLLDRHNLGKLQPGAYLINVSRGAILAEPDLMTLIRSGHIAGATLDVFRHEPLPAPHPFWNEPRISITPHISALTVRRDAVLQILEKIAKLESGQPVDDVVDRDLGY
- a CDS encoding adenosylmethionine--8-amino-7-oxononanoate transaminase, coding for MKQHTSSDWIARSLRSVWHPCTQMQHHEEVPLIAVSRGKGPWLYDHEGRRYLDGISSWWVNLFGHANPRINAALKDQLDKLEHAMLAGFTHEPVIELSEKLAALTGHQLGHAFYASDGASAVEIAMKMSFHAWRNAGHPRKQEFVCLQGSYHGETIGALAVTDVPLFKDAYGPLLRASHVVPAPDARNAHEGESAQDVARRAISAVRTLFEERGDKIAAIIVEPLVQCATGMAMYDPLYLELLRALCDQHHVHLIADEIAVGCGRTGTFFACEQAAIWPDFLCLSKGISGGYLPLSLVLTVDSIYQAFYSEDITRGFLHSHSYTGNPLACRAALATLAIFEEDDVLNRNRELATKLTIALAPLAEHERARHFRQRGMIFAFDAVEPDAARAASFARRFFTTAVENELLLRPIGRTVYLMPPYVLDDEEVAGLAARTRKVFESVIAG
- the bioD gene encoding dethiobiotin synthase; the protein is MKNLNEPRQPLALTPVVTAPGSAGAPVAEAAPAEPQPEALPLDAVPSRFSCFVTGTDTEIGKTLISAAILHKLAASGRRACGMKPVAAGAELRDGELHNEDADMLRAAGNVHLPSSITTPFMLKEPAAPHIAAALEGVTIEPVPILAAYTEIHAASDAVVVEGVGGFRVPFNDDFDSADLAAQLNLPVILVVGLRLGCISHALLTVEAIVARGLVLAGWVANTVDPDMRFGRENIDALEQRIPAPLLGHVPRLEQATAEAAAEYIDLAGLPGWHSPRVQT
- a CDS encoding enoyl-CoA hydratase/isomerase family protein translates to MEYQTLTVSIDDKVAAVTLNRPDLRNAFNEHAIAELALAFDELGRNEQVRAIVLAANGPAFCAGADLNWMKKMAGYSHSENQQDAARLADMLRTIYLCPKPTVAKVQGDCYAGGMGLVAACDIVVASELAHFCLSEVKLGLIPATISPYVIKAMGEQASRRYFLTAERFDAREARRIGFAHEVVPLDALDATVAGIVKGLVSNSPNAVVQAKKLVREVVGQPVDEALLADTANRIAEIRASLEGREGVASFLEKRKPGWLN
- a CDS encoding acetyl/propionyl/methylcrotonyl-CoA carboxylase subunit alpha; translation: MFTKILIANRGEIACRVAATARRMGIRTVAVYSEADAGSKHVAVCDEAVLIGPSAAKDSYLRGQKIIEVAKATGAQAIHPGYGFLSENAEFAEAVQAASLVFIGPPGASMRAMGSKSAAKQLMEGAKVPLVPGYHGDNQEPGFLREQADRIGYPVLLKASAGGGGKGMRVVERSEDFEAALASCKREAISSFGDDKVLVEKYLIRPRHIEIQVFADTIGNCVYLHERDCSVQRRHQKVLEEAPAPGMTGDRRAAMGEAAVNAARAVGYVGAGTVEFIANQDGSFYFMEMNTRLQVEHPVTEMITGTDLVEWQLRVAFGEPLPKKQHELAIHGHAIEARIYAENPEKGFLPSIGTLRHMDTPSAVEFELGGMGADSGTNPAAVRVDSGVREGDAISPFYDPMIAKLIVWGADRTQALARLSQALAEFQIVGLATNIAFLKRLVEGEAFSSADLDTGLIDRHGEALFPPPCAAPLGALALAALALSRGETVRGAVNPADPWAQARGWRMNSAYRRVLSFADEFSGEQGYQVGLTYGAHGWEIDADGERQSLELVRHEGAELSIRLGETSLHGSVRRDGELFHVFTGGRHYTLAYNDPMAHAGELEAAGGRLTAPMPGKVVAVLASSGKEVKKGEPLVIMEAMKMEHTISAPSDGLVEEVLYQVGDQVADGAPLLAFKAA
- the bioF gene encoding 8-amino-7-oxononanoate synthase, with the protein product MNLIATIDRKLDAIAAQSLTRRLRVADSPCAPRQVVDGRAMLGFCSNDYLGLAAHPAVIAALQEGAARYGAGSGASHLVSGHSRAHALLEERFGEWLSPHIDQARALYLCTGYMANLAVLTALGLDADAMIFSEALNHASLIDGARLARAGVTVYPHGDLEALEQQLRTSTAGTRIVVTDSVFSMDGNLAPLPQLLALCERYGAWLVVDDAHGFGVLGERGRGALAHFGLSSSQLVYIGTLGKAAGVGGAFVAAHASVIELLVQRARPYIYTTAAPPALAHALQASLAIIGGEEGARRRAHLAALVDHLRDALRLQRWQLLASSTAIQPIVIGSNEDALRAAAGLHEQGLWVPAIRPPTVAPGTARLRVTLSAAHTHDEVALLARALNELERACA